One stretch of Scyliorhinus canicula chromosome 7, sScyCan1.1, whole genome shotgun sequence DNA includes these proteins:
- the LOC119969198 gene encoding transcription elongation factor A N-terminal and central domain-containing protein isoform X1, with amino-acid sequence MFIGMEINDLKEVIYRAHQIDKLLSANSIQEIKYLLNDFKGLPVTFEILQETDLVRAVYRVLKTCSDADTKRKARNLLSVWKKLYKNNNFQEKGQDDRLCASNKEKSEKSNKINDGIGKTGKEADGTDSTCEIHVQQLETSQIMKGNEIIHNLPTDEMLEATHNEKQLSTSNGSIVTGSDVAPKTQHVLSTQAVRAKCVELLFQALIGSESADDTVVEMWKSIANEIEQFINTLHLKNDKRYKACIRSKIANLKNPKNPHLRQKILSGEVTPQMFAEMSVMDMASEELKQQRASYTTSGLQDHQLPHGLEGTKTKKIRCRRCERFNCTVTAIARGTLFIPGWVSCGNPDEQMMTFVICNECGEKWYNSGWISV; translated from the exons ATGTTCATAG GTATGGAAattaatgatctgaaagaagTGATCTATAGAGCTCATCAGATTGATAAACTTCTTTCAGCAAACAGCATCCAGGAGATAAAGTACCTTTTGAATGATTTTAAGGGACTTCCAGTCACCTTTGAAATTCTGCAGGAGACTGACCTTGTTCGAGCTGTTTACAGAGTTTTAAAGACTTGTTCTGATGCAGATACCAAGAGGAAGGCACGGAATCTATTGTCTGTGTGGAAAAAGCTTTACAAGAACAACAATTTCCAGGAAAAAGGTCAAGATGACAGACTCTGTGCTTCCAACAAAGAAAAGAGTGAGAAGTCAAATAAAATCAATGACGGGATAGGAAAGACTGGAAAAGAGGCAGATGGAACTGATTCTACATGTGAAATCCATGTGCAACAATTAGAAACCTCCCAGATAATGAAGGGAAATGAGATCATCCACAATCTCCCCACAGATGAGATGCTTGAAGCAACACACAATGAAAAACAACTTTCAACAAGCAATGGTTCAATAGTAACTGGCTCTGATGTAGCTCCTAAAACGCAGCATGTGCTCAGTACCCAGGCTGTACGGGCCAAGTGTGTGGAACTTCTTTTCCAAGCCCTAATTGGTTCAGAGTCAGCTGATGACACAGTGGTTGAAATGTGGAAGAGTATTGCTAATGAAATTGAGCAATTTATAAACACGTTACATCTGAAAAATGATAAAAGGTACAAAGCTTGCATTCGAAGTAAAATTGCAAATTTAAAGAACCCTAAAAATCCTCACTTAAGACAGAAGATATTATCAGGGGAGGTAACTCCGCAGATGTTTGCAGAAATGTCAGTGATGGATATGGCAAGTGAGGAGCTGAAACAGCAAAGAGCATCATACACCACCTCTGGACTTCAGGACCATCAGCTACCCCATGGTCTGGAAggaacaaagacaaagaaaatcAGGTGCAGACGGTGCGAAAGATTTAACTGTACAGTGACAGCAATTGCCAGAGGCACACTTTTTATCCCAGGTTGGGTGAGCTGTGGAAATCCCGATGAACAGATGATGACTTTTGTAATTTGCAATGAATGTGGAGAAAAATGGTATAACAGTGGCTGGATTTCTGTTTAG
- the LOC119969198 gene encoding transcription elongation factor A N-terminal and central domain-containing protein isoform X2, producing MEINDLKEVIYRAHQIDKLLSANSIQEIKYLLNDFKGLPVTFEILQETDLVRAVYRVLKTCSDADTKRKARNLLSVWKKLYKNNNFQEKGQDDRLCASNKEKSEKSNKINDGIGKTGKEADGTDSTCEIHVQQLETSQIMKGNEIIHNLPTDEMLEATHNEKQLSTSNGSIVTGSDVAPKTQHVLSTQAVRAKCVELLFQALIGSESADDTVVEMWKSIANEIEQFINTLHLKNDKRYKACIRSKIANLKNPKNPHLRQKILSGEVTPQMFAEMSVMDMASEELKQQRASYTTSGLQDHQLPHGLEGTKTKKIRCRRCERFNCTVTAIARGTLFIPGWVSCGNPDEQMMTFVICNECGEKWYNSGWISV from the coding sequence ATGGAAattaatgatctgaaagaagTGATCTATAGAGCTCATCAGATTGATAAACTTCTTTCAGCAAACAGCATCCAGGAGATAAAGTACCTTTTGAATGATTTTAAGGGACTTCCAGTCACCTTTGAAATTCTGCAGGAGACTGACCTTGTTCGAGCTGTTTACAGAGTTTTAAAGACTTGTTCTGATGCAGATACCAAGAGGAAGGCACGGAATCTATTGTCTGTGTGGAAAAAGCTTTACAAGAACAACAATTTCCAGGAAAAAGGTCAAGATGACAGACTCTGTGCTTCCAACAAAGAAAAGAGTGAGAAGTCAAATAAAATCAATGACGGGATAGGAAAGACTGGAAAAGAGGCAGATGGAACTGATTCTACATGTGAAATCCATGTGCAACAATTAGAAACCTCCCAGATAATGAAGGGAAATGAGATCATCCACAATCTCCCCACAGATGAGATGCTTGAAGCAACACACAATGAAAAACAACTTTCAACAAGCAATGGTTCAATAGTAACTGGCTCTGATGTAGCTCCTAAAACGCAGCATGTGCTCAGTACCCAGGCTGTACGGGCCAAGTGTGTGGAACTTCTTTTCCAAGCCCTAATTGGTTCAGAGTCAGCTGATGACACAGTGGTTGAAATGTGGAAGAGTATTGCTAATGAAATTGAGCAATTTATAAACACGTTACATCTGAAAAATGATAAAAGGTACAAAGCTTGCATTCGAAGTAAAATTGCAAATTTAAAGAACCCTAAAAATCCTCACTTAAGACAGAAGATATTATCAGGGGAGGTAACTCCGCAGATGTTTGCAGAAATGTCAGTGATGGATATGGCAAGTGAGGAGCTGAAACAGCAAAGAGCATCATACACCACCTCTGGACTTCAGGACCATCAGCTACCCCATGGTCTGGAAggaacaaagacaaagaaaatcAGGTGCAGACGGTGCGAAAGATTTAACTGTACAGTGACAGCAATTGCCAGAGGCACACTTTTTATCCCAGGTTGGGTGAGCTGTGGAAATCCCGATGAACAGATGATGACTTTTGTAATTTGCAATGAATGTGGAGAAAAATGGTATAACAGTGGCTGGATTTCTGTTTAG